From one Leifsonia soli genomic stretch:
- a CDS encoding phosphatase PAP2 family protein: MTVPHPAPPSEDAEGHDVVKAARVARRWPVVAGSVAVVVVVGLGLIIALRPREPFAIDAEWMGEIVEHRSPLWLGPALFFNYAGGSIIGSVVIPVLIFLLLLAFRRPWGAAFFAIASVLSVVCVQVLKHTVGRARPTEILVHADTGSFPSGHTANAATMVVVLGILFPRVWVWCVGVVWAVLMAVSRTYLGAHWISDTIGGILLGAGVAVIVWAPLAHRLAIEATQPHPFWLARRHAPVE; this comes from the coding sequence ATGACCGTACCGCACCCCGCCCCGCCGTCCGAGGACGCCGAAGGACACGACGTCGTCAAAGCGGCCCGCGTCGCGCGGAGGTGGCCCGTCGTCGCCGGCTCGGTGGCCGTCGTCGTCGTGGTGGGCCTCGGGCTGATCATCGCCCTGCGGCCACGCGAACCGTTCGCCATCGATGCCGAGTGGATGGGCGAGATCGTCGAGCACCGCTCCCCGCTCTGGCTGGGCCCGGCGCTGTTCTTCAACTACGCCGGGGGCAGCATCATCGGATCCGTCGTGATCCCGGTGCTGATCTTCCTGCTGCTCCTGGCGTTCCGCAGGCCGTGGGGCGCCGCCTTCTTCGCGATCGCGAGCGTGCTGTCCGTGGTGTGCGTCCAGGTGCTCAAGCACACGGTCGGACGGGCACGGCCGACGGAGATCCTCGTGCACGCCGACACGGGTTCATTCCCGTCCGGGCATACGGCGAACGCCGCCACGATGGTGGTCGTGCTCGGGATCCTGTTCCCGCGGGTCTGGGTGTGGTGCGTCGGCGTCGTGTGGGCCGTCCTCATGGCCGTCAGCCGCACGTACCTCGGCGCCCACTGGATCAGCGACACGATCGGCGGGATCCTGCTCGGTGCCGGCGTCGCCGTCATCGTCTGGGCACCGCTCGCTCATCGCCTCGCGATCGAGGCGACGCAGCCGCATCCGTTCTGGCTCGCCCGGCGGCACGCGCCAGTAGAGTGA
- a CDS encoding helicase HerA-like domain-containing protein, which yields MSDADALAKAQAEARAAADEAERLQAEAAEAVRRAQEASAAAEAQAASLREAAAAAQAAASAAAAATPVSGPLDAASIEAVRDGYAFDGDVLEFGALVNGDPLPDVPIRIPIAMTNRHGLIAGATGTGKTKTLQVLAEQLSAVGVPVFAADIKGDLSGVATPGEPNEKLLERTRGIGQDWTPHAATTEFFSLGGVGRGVPIRATVAGFGPLLLSKVLGLNETQESSLGLVFHYAEQAGLPLLDLADLRAVLTYLASDDGKQELSGLGGLSGSTVGVILRELIAFADQGADAFFGEPEIDTAEFLRIAPDGTGVVSLLELPGVQDKPAVFSTFLMWLLADLFNDLPEVGDLDKPKLVFFFDEAHLLFRDASKDFLAAITQTVRLIRSKGVGIFFVTQTPKDVPSDVLAQLGSRVQHQLRAFTPDDAKALKATVSTYPTSGYDLAQVLQSLGTGEAVITVMNEKGAPTPVAWTRLRAPRGSMSPAPEQQVDATIAASPLQAAYGTPLDRDSAREMLGRKLDAAAAAAAKADADAAAAKAAAEAQKAAEAQAKADAKAREAAERAAQKEYDRILRQTSPRSTSRRTSSGSSKTVLEQVLGSKATRDILGGVVEGIFGTRRRR from the coding sequence ATGAGCGACGCGGACGCGCTGGCGAAGGCGCAGGCGGAAGCACGGGCGGCGGCCGATGAGGCCGAACGGCTGCAGGCGGAGGCGGCCGAGGCGGTGCGCCGGGCACAGGAGGCATCCGCCGCGGCGGAGGCTCAGGCTGCATCACTGCGCGAGGCGGCTGCGGCAGCGCAGGCGGCTGCCTCAGCGGCTGCAGCAGCGACCCCGGTATCCGGGCCCCTGGACGCAGCATCCATCGAGGCCGTCCGCGACGGCTACGCGTTCGACGGCGACGTGCTCGAGTTCGGCGCACTCGTCAACGGGGATCCTCTTCCGGACGTGCCCATCCGCATCCCGATCGCCATGACCAACCGCCACGGGCTCATCGCCGGGGCGACCGGCACCGGCAAGACCAAGACGCTCCAGGTGCTCGCCGAGCAGCTCTCGGCAGTGGGCGTCCCGGTGTTCGCGGCCGACATCAAGGGCGACCTCTCCGGGGTCGCGACCCCGGGCGAACCGAACGAGAAGCTGCTCGAGCGCACCAGGGGGATCGGGCAGGACTGGACCCCGCACGCGGCGACGACCGAGTTCTTCTCGCTCGGCGGCGTCGGGCGCGGTGTCCCGATCCGCGCGACGGTCGCCGGATTCGGGCCGCTGCTGCTGTCGAAGGTGCTCGGCCTCAACGAGACGCAGGAGTCGAGTCTCGGCCTGGTGTTCCACTACGCCGAGCAGGCGGGCCTGCCGCTCCTCGACCTCGCCGACCTGCGCGCCGTCCTGACCTACCTGGCGAGCGACGACGGCAAGCAGGAGCTGTCGGGGCTGGGCGGTCTGTCCGGATCGACCGTCGGTGTCATCCTGCGCGAGCTGATCGCCTTCGCGGACCAGGGCGCGGACGCCTTCTTCGGCGAGCCGGAGATCGACACGGCCGAGTTCCTCCGCATCGCGCCGGACGGCACCGGCGTGGTGAGCCTGCTGGAGCTACCGGGCGTGCAGGACAAACCGGCCGTGTTCTCCACGTTCCTGATGTGGCTGCTCGCGGACCTGTTCAACGACCTGCCCGAGGTCGGCGACCTCGACAAGCCGAAGCTGGTGTTCTTCTTCGACGAGGCGCACCTGCTGTTCCGCGATGCGTCGAAGGACTTCCTCGCGGCGATCACGCAGACCGTCCGCCTGATCCGCTCGAAGGGCGTCGGCATCTTCTTCGTCACCCAGACGCCGAAGGACGTGCCGTCCGACGTGCTGGCTCAGCTGGGCTCGCGCGTCCAGCATCAGCTCCGCGCGTTCACGCCCGACGACGCGAAGGCGCTGAAGGCGACCGTGTCGACCTACCCGACTTCCGGCTACGACCTCGCCCAGGTGCTGCAGTCGCTGGGGACCGGCGAGGCCGTCATCACCGTGATGAACGAGAAGGGAGCGCCGACGCCCGTCGCGTGGACGCGCCTGCGCGCCCCGCGAGGCTCGATGTCTCCGGCGCCCGAACAGCAGGTGGATGCGACGATCGCCGCATCGCCGCTGCAGGCGGCCTACGGAACGCCGCTCGACCGCGACTCCGCCCGCGAGATGCTCGGACGCAAGCTGGACGCCGCCGCGGCCGCCGCGGCCAAGGCGGACGCCGACGCCGCCGCCGCGAAGGCCGCCGCAGAAGCACAGAAGGCGGCGGAGGCGCAGGCGAAGGCCGACGCCAAGGCGCGGGAGGCGGCCGAGCGGGCGGCACAGAAGGAGTACGACCGCATCCTGCGCCAGACCTCCCCGCGGTCCACGAGCCGTCGCACGTCGTCCGGCTCGTCGAAGACGGTGCTGGAGCAGGTGCTCGGCTCGAAGGCGACCCGAGACATCCTGGGCGGTGTCGTCGAGGGCATCTTCGGCACGCGCCGTCGGCGCTGA
- a CDS encoding aminoglycoside phosphotransferase family protein has protein sequence MTGPEAALAPWRERWRLEPDGAAFATPSSVVQPVRRDADPLFLKLAASGEERAGGAVIAWWSGDGAAAVIEADADAVLLERATGPGDLAELSRSGPEGDDEATRILCRAGRRLHAAGKGPRPDGLFDLRRWFRELLRRGEAPGAGDQLDAVAVRVADELLRHPAGDVVLHGDLHHGNVLDFGSRGWLAIDPKPLHGDPGFDVANILCNPDAATALAPGRLERTVAVIAAEAQLTEDRVLRWALAWGALSAVWSEQDGGEATAAAGVALRARALLGL, from the coding sequence GTGACCGGGCCCGAGGCCGCGCTGGCGCCCTGGCGCGAACGCTGGCGCCTCGAACCCGACGGCGCGGCGTTCGCCACCCCGTCGAGCGTCGTGCAGCCGGTGCGTCGCGATGCGGACCCGCTCTTCCTCAAGCTGGCCGCGTCCGGCGAAGAGCGGGCGGGCGGCGCGGTGATCGCCTGGTGGAGCGGAGACGGTGCCGCCGCCGTCATCGAGGCGGATGCGGACGCGGTGCTCCTCGAGCGCGCGACCGGTCCGGGCGACCTCGCGGAGCTGTCGCGGTCGGGGCCGGAGGGCGACGACGAGGCGACGCGCATCCTGTGCCGGGCCGGTCGTCGTCTGCACGCAGCGGGGAAGGGGCCCCGCCCGGACGGCCTGTTCGACCTCCGGCGCTGGTTCCGGGAGCTGCTGCGCCGCGGGGAGGCGCCCGGCGCAGGCGACCAGCTGGACGCCGTCGCCGTGCGGGTCGCGGACGAGTTGCTGCGGCATCCCGCCGGAGACGTCGTGCTGCACGGCGACCTCCACCACGGCAACGTGCTGGACTTCGGGTCGCGCGGATGGCTCGCGATCGACCCCAAGCCGCTGCACGGCGATCCCGGTTTCGACGTCGCCAACATCCTCTGCAATCCGGATGCCGCGACCGCGCTCGCGCCGGGCCGCCTGGAGCGGACGGTCGCGGTCATCGCCGCGGAGGCGCAGCTGACGGAGGACAGGGTGCTGCGCTGGGCGCTCGCCTGGGGCGCGCTCTCGGCGGTGTGGTCGGAGCAGGACGGCGGAGAGGCGACCGCTGCTGCCGGTGTGGCGCTGCGCGCGCGGGCGCTCCTCGGGCTCTGA
- a CDS encoding iron chaperone — protein sequence MTNTTESSSSSAAFTEEERAAMKERSKEVKTARKGKTTREDDTRDLLAKIAELPDHDRALAERIHAIVTETVPDVWPKLWYGQPAYAIGGKTFCFFQPSSKFKTRYSTLGFNDPAKLDDGTMWATAFAILDLGPEDEQRIRDLVRTAAG from the coding sequence ATGACGAACACAACCGAGTCCTCATCCAGCTCCGCCGCGTTCACCGAGGAGGAGCGCGCCGCCATGAAAGAGCGGTCGAAAGAGGTGAAGACCGCGCGCAAGGGCAAGACGACGCGCGAGGACGACACCCGCGACCTGCTCGCCAAGATCGCCGAGCTGCCCGACCACGACCGGGCGCTGGCCGAGCGCATCCACGCGATCGTCACCGAGACGGTCCCGGACGTCTGGCCGAAGCTCTGGTACGGGCAGCCCGCCTACGCCATCGGCGGCAAGACGTTCTGCTTCTTCCAGCCGTCGTCGAAGTTCAAGACCCGCTACTCGACGCTCGGGTTCAACGATCCGGCCAAGCTCGACGACGGCACGATGTGGGCGACGGCCTTCGCCATCCTCGACCTCGGCCCGGAGGACGAACAGCGCATCCGCGACCTGGTGCGCACCGCAGCCGGGTGA
- a CDS encoding helix-turn-helix domain-containing protein has translation MTPRTEVEPRSKGLLTPSRVAPAATAPPVAIARRAADGRSALFVRHYWLPRWQLADGATVRQDVLEYPTANLVVEERSAALYRAGRGRGSRTLEGSGWALGILLRPGVSRAWAGASMRSVPPVLPFDRLTVREGAAGMVASVRDRMADDDDSGAIAAFEAWLDRLPEPDDDARLVDRIVAAVEEDRELLRVEQLADRFGLGVRHLQRLVAGHIGFGPKWLIQRYRLQEAAAALRSSEPPALAALAAELGYADQAHFSRDFTSVVGSTPGTYAAAEGRG, from the coding sequence GTGACGCCGCGCACCGAGGTCGAGCCGCGCAGCAAGGGCCTGCTCACGCCGAGCCGCGTCGCCCCGGCGGCGACCGCGCCGCCGGTGGCGATCGCACGGCGCGCTGCGGACGGCCGCTCGGCTCTGTTCGTCCGGCACTACTGGCTCCCCCGCTGGCAGCTCGCGGACGGCGCGACCGTGCGGCAGGACGTGCTCGAGTATCCGACGGCGAACCTCGTCGTCGAGGAGCGGTCCGCCGCCCTGTACCGCGCCGGCCGGGGGCGGGGGTCCCGCACGCTGGAGGGCTCGGGATGGGCGCTCGGCATCCTGCTCCGTCCCGGCGTCTCGCGGGCATGGGCCGGAGCGTCGATGCGCAGCGTGCCGCCGGTCCTGCCGTTCGACCGGCTGACGGTCCGGGAGGGAGCGGCCGGGATGGTCGCCTCCGTCCGCGACCGCATGGCGGACGACGACGACTCCGGCGCGATCGCGGCGTTCGAGGCCTGGCTGGACCGCCTCCCCGAACCGGATGACGACGCCCGCCTGGTCGACCGCATCGTGGCGGCGGTCGAGGAGGACCGCGAACTGCTGCGGGTCGAGCAGCTCGCCGACCGCTTCGGGCTCGGCGTCCGCCACCTGCAGCGGCTGGTCGCGGGGCACATCGGCTTCGGCCCGAAGTGGCTCATCCAGCGGTACCGATTGCAGGAGGCGGCCGCGGCACTCCGATCGAGCGAACCTCCCGCACTCGCCGCCCTCGCCGCCGAGCTGGGCTACGCCGACCAGGCGCACTTCAGCCGCGACTTCACGTCGGTCGTCGGGTCGACGCCGGGGACGTACGCCGCCGCAGAGGGGCGCGGGTGA
- a CDS encoding DUF2076 domain-containing protein, with protein MQNSDIRLIVDLAESVRNAAPIPKDPEAAQLINQLIGSQPDALYFLVQTVLLQKEALAGQQSAASGGPAFQGASDAVPATTAAPEQRGRWGGLFGARPSQASGSADGARPAGGGGSFLKTAAAGAAGVAGGVLLAQGISGMFTPPAGENGSEADSHDAESDWGMDSDWGDV; from the coding sequence ATGCAGAACTCCGACATCCGACTGATCGTCGACCTCGCCGAGTCCGTCCGCAACGCGGCGCCCATCCCGAAGGACCCGGAGGCGGCACAGCTCATCAACCAGCTCATCGGAAGCCAGCCGGACGCCCTCTACTTCCTGGTCCAGACCGTGCTGCTTCAGAAGGAGGCGCTCGCCGGGCAGCAGAGCGCTGCGTCCGGCGGGCCCGCGTTCCAGGGAGCGTCGGACGCCGTGCCGGCGACGACCGCGGCCCCCGAGCAGCGGGGACGGTGGGGCGGTCTGTTCGGCGCGCGCCCGTCTCAGGCCTCCGGGAGCGCCGACGGCGCGCGCCCGGCAGGGGGAGGCGGCAGCTTCCTGAAGACCGCCGCAGCCGGTGCGGCGGGTGTCGCGGGCGGTGTCCTGCTCGCCCAGGGGATCTCCGGGATGTTCACGCCGCCGGCCGGCGAGAACGGCTCCGAAGCCGACAGTCACGACGCCGAGTCGGACTGGGGCATGGACAGCGACTGGGGCGATGTCTGA
- a CDS encoding multidrug effflux MFS transporter: MTTVVHPGDSLSGRQRLAYILILGALTALGPFTIDTYLPALPTLQNDFDVSTAAIQLTLTATTIGFGVGQLLVGPWSDKIGRRTPLMAATAVHIIACLAAAIAPNVELLGVARALQGIGAAAGGVVAMAMVRDLFGGRPLVRMLSRLALVNGLAPVLAPVLGSWLLLVMPWRGIFVVLACYGAFVIICVALWIVETLPKARRQDAGHSTVGQRYKAVLSDRVFVGIAIVGAANFTGLFSYLSSSSFIFQEIYRFNAQEYGLLFAINSIGIIIGVQSAARLTKYVGPQWILACSTIVMFLSSVTIVVLDQSHVGLWGTVIPLWFFIAACGFGFPCVQVLALNGHGHEAGTAASLLGALNFGIAGIVSPVVGILGVGSAAPMGAVMAVCALVSIASLWIVVRPRSVPQLAH, encoded by the coding sequence GTGACCACCGTCGTGCATCCCGGAGACTCGCTCTCCGGCCGCCAGCGCCTCGCCTACATCCTGATCCTCGGCGCGCTCACCGCACTGGGCCCGTTCACGATCGACACCTATCTGCCGGCGCTGCCGACCCTGCAGAACGACTTCGACGTCTCGACCGCGGCCATCCAGCTGACCCTCACGGCCACGACGATCGGCTTCGGCGTCGGGCAGCTGCTGGTCGGACCGTGGTCGGACAAGATCGGCCGCCGCACGCCGCTCATGGCCGCGACCGCCGTGCACATCATCGCCTGCCTCGCGGCGGCCATCGCCCCGAACGTCGAGCTCCTCGGCGTCGCGCGGGCTCTGCAGGGCATCGGCGCCGCGGCGGGCGGCGTCGTCGCCATGGCCATGGTCCGCGACCTCTTCGGCGGCCGCCCCCTGGTCCGGATGCTGAGCCGCCTGGCGCTCGTCAACGGCCTCGCCCCGGTGCTCGCCCCCGTGCTCGGCTCCTGGCTGCTGCTGGTCATGCCGTGGCGCGGCATCTTCGTGGTGCTCGCCTGCTACGGCGCGTTCGTCATCATCTGCGTCGCCCTGTGGATCGTGGAGACGCTGCCCAAGGCGCGCCGCCAGGATGCGGGGCACTCGACCGTCGGCCAGCGCTACAAGGCGGTCCTCAGCGACCGCGTGTTCGTCGGCATCGCGATCGTCGGAGCCGCCAACTTCACCGGCCTGTTCTCCTACCTGTCGTCGAGCTCGTTCATCTTCCAGGAGATCTACCGGTTCAACGCGCAGGAGTACGGCCTGCTGTTCGCGATCAACTCCATCGGAATCATCATCGGCGTGCAGTCGGCCGCACGCCTCACCAAGTACGTCGGGCCGCAGTGGATCCTGGCGTGCTCCACCATCGTGATGTTCCTGTCCTCCGTGACCATCGTTGTGCTCGACCAGTCGCACGTCGGACTGTGGGGAACGGTCATCCCGCTGTGGTTCTTCATCGCGGCGTGCGGGTTCGGCTTCCCGTGCGTCCAGGTTCTCGCGCTCAACGGCCACGGCCACGAGGCCGGGACCGCGGCCAGTCTGCTCGGCGCGCTGAACTTCGGCATCGCGGGCATCGTGTCGCCGGTCGTCGGCATCCTGGGCGTCGGCAGCGCCGCCCCGATGGGAGCGGTCATGGCCGTCTGCGCGCTGGTGTCGATCGCCTCGCTCTGGATCGTGGTGCGGCCGCGGTCGGTTCCGCAGCTGGCGCACTAG
- a CDS encoding alpha/beta hydrolase, producing the protein MDDLFASVRAAVLQVDMLSGPAPVLVYLAATTGLLAVLLWRPSRRWLLFSVLAAVVGILAAVALWLICVRWLDLFGGGLGLPTYAWLAATLAGVAIAMVSLVRRGALRRAVSAVTVIAVAVAGVFAINAEFGINRTLGNLLNVVVNSPIHLTPPSDDAVTPSAGSPLWKTWHPPAEMPSAGRTGTASIPNTASGFAARPAGVYLPPAALVPHPPRLPVVLMLMGQPGSPDPGPISRVLDAYAAKNNGLAPIVLVADQTGEKVADTGCVDSTAYGRSRTYLLKDVIPWMRTHLNVLPDPRFWTVAGYSNGGQCAISLGAEHPELFRTIISASGEEFPGASNPAHALTTLFGGDRDRLEREKPVTLLSMRQFPGSTAVFTAAKDDPHYLEVARRLATAARAAGMNTQLRELDRGGHGAGALIGGLTDGFAVAYPVLGLSRPGVEASARGLAPSSFHVPPPGPPGGDRLPPDGGSSQAVAQRAWTQRNRPATAVPTLTCERKQPCRTPTSD; encoded by the coding sequence GTGGATGATCTCTTCGCGTCCGTGCGGGCTGCCGTCCTGCAGGTCGACATGCTGTCCGGACCGGCGCCGGTGCTGGTGTACCTCGCCGCGACCACGGGACTCCTCGCCGTGCTGCTGTGGCGCCCGAGCCGCCGCTGGCTGCTGTTCTCGGTGCTCGCCGCCGTCGTCGGGATCCTCGCGGCGGTCGCGCTCTGGCTGATCTGCGTCCGGTGGCTCGATCTGTTCGGAGGCGGCCTGGGCCTGCCGACGTACGCCTGGCTCGCCGCGACTCTCGCCGGAGTCGCGATCGCCATGGTCAGCCTCGTCCGGCGCGGCGCCCTGCGGCGGGCGGTGTCGGCGGTGACCGTCATCGCGGTCGCGGTCGCGGGGGTCTTCGCGATCAACGCCGAGTTCGGCATCAATCGAACCCTCGGCAACCTCCTCAACGTCGTCGTCAACAGTCCCATCCACCTGACTCCGCCCTCAGACGATGCGGTCACCCCGTCGGCGGGCTCACCTCTGTGGAAGACGTGGCACCCGCCGGCGGAGATGCCGAGCGCGGGGAGGACGGGCACCGCGTCCATCCCGAACACGGCCAGCGGATTCGCGGCGCGACCGGCCGGCGTCTACCTGCCGCCGGCCGCGCTCGTTCCCCATCCGCCGCGCCTCCCCGTCGTCCTGATGCTGATGGGCCAGCCGGGAAGTCCCGACCCCGGTCCGATCAGCCGGGTCCTCGACGCCTACGCCGCCAAGAACAACGGGCTGGCACCGATCGTCCTCGTCGCCGACCAGACCGGGGAGAAGGTCGCCGACACCGGATGCGTCGACTCGACCGCGTACGGACGCTCGCGCACCTACCTCCTGAAAGACGTGATCCCGTGGATGCGGACGCACCTGAACGTCCTGCCGGACCCGCGCTTCTGGACGGTCGCGGGCTACTCCAACGGCGGTCAGTGCGCGATCTCGCTCGGAGCCGAGCACCCGGAACTGTTCCGCACGATCATCAGCGCGTCGGGCGAGGAGTTTCCGGGCGCCAGCAATCCGGCTCACGCCCTGACGACGCTGTTCGGCGGAGACCGAGACCGGTTGGAGCGGGAAAAGCCCGTCACGCTGCTCAGCATGCGGCAGTTCCCCGGGTCGACAGCCGTGTTCACCGCCGCGAAGGACGATCCGCATTACCTCGAGGTGGCCCGGAGGCTCGCGACGGCCGCACGCGCCGCCGGAATGAACACACAGTTGCGCGAGCTCGATCGCGGCGGTCACGGCGCCGGGGCGCTGATCGGCGGCCTGACGGACGGTTTCGCTGTGGCGTATCCCGTACTGGGGCTGTCCCGTCCAGGAGTCGAGGCGTCCGCCCGAGGTCTCGCTCCCTCGTCCTTCCACGTTCCCCCGCCCGGCCCCCCGGGCGGGGACCGTCTCCCGCCGGACGGCGGGTCCTCTCAGGCCGTCGCGCAGCGAGCATGGACTCAGCGCAACCGACCGGCCACGGCGGTGCCAACGCTCACCTGCGAGAGGAAACAGCCATGCAGAACTCCGACATCCGACTGA
- a CDS encoding DUF445 domain-containing protein produces the protein MQRRAQAEHRPPAVQRRVSALPTDAERRLALRRMKVFATSLLAVAAVVFAVAFALQDHYPWLGYVRAAAEGAMVGALADWFAVTALFRHPLGLRIPHTAIIPTRKDEIGASLGEFVETNFLSDAVVAGKLGTIDLAGAVADWLTEPQNARRVVAESFRGMTGLVALLDDDRMREALEAVVRTHVVAPVWGPPLGRLGARVLDSGGHHEAVDLLLDRLDEWLAANPEAFGPVVSRRLPSWLPSFVDRLIDERLHAEALRFVREMREDPDHRLRRSLDEYLAQLADRLQHDEATIDRLELAKGRAFDDPRIRELAASTWTAARSAAVDALSDEDGELRRRAEAVVADVARRVLADDDLRASLNRRLTDAALHLVTSYRSDISHVITETVQSWDAAETTEKIETQVGRDLQFIRINGTVVGALAGLAIYAVATGVSAFL, from the coding sequence ATGCAGCGGCGGGCACAGGCGGAACACCGACCGCCCGCTGTGCAGCGCCGCGTGAGCGCTCTGCCCACCGACGCCGAACGCCGTCTGGCCCTGCGGCGGATGAAGGTGTTCGCGACGAGCCTGCTCGCCGTCGCGGCCGTGGTGTTCGCGGTCGCGTTCGCGCTCCAGGACCACTATCCCTGGCTCGGGTACGTGCGCGCCGCCGCCGAGGGTGCGATGGTCGGAGCGCTCGCGGACTGGTTCGCCGTGACCGCGCTGTTCCGGCATCCGCTCGGGCTGCGCATCCCGCACACGGCGATCATCCCGACCCGCAAGGACGAGATCGGGGCCAGCCTCGGCGAGTTCGTCGAGACCAACTTCCTCTCCGACGCGGTCGTCGCCGGCAAGCTGGGCACCATCGACCTCGCCGGAGCGGTGGCCGACTGGCTCACCGAGCCGCAGAACGCGCGTCGAGTGGTGGCGGAGTCCTTCCGCGGCATGACCGGGCTGGTCGCCCTGCTCGACGACGACCGGATGCGCGAGGCGCTGGAGGCGGTCGTGCGCACGCACGTCGTCGCACCGGTCTGGGGCCCGCCGCTCGGCCGGCTCGGCGCGCGGGTGCTCGACTCGGGCGGTCACCACGAGGCCGTGGATCTGCTGCTGGACCGGCTGGACGAGTGGCTCGCGGCGAACCCCGAGGCGTTCGGGCCGGTGGTGTCGCGTCGGCTCCCGTCGTGGTTGCCGTCGTTCGTCGACCGCCTGATCGACGAACGCCTCCACGCCGAGGCGCTCCGGTTCGTCCGCGAGATGCGCGAGGACCCCGACCACCGCCTCCGGCGCTCGCTCGACGAGTACCTCGCCCAGCTCGCCGATCGGTTGCAGCACGACGAGGCGACCATCGACCGGCTCGAGCTGGCGAAGGGTCGCGCCTTCGACGATCCGCGCATCCGCGAGCTGGCGGCCTCCACGTGGACGGCGGCACGCTCCGCCGCGGTGGATGCGCTCTCGGACGAGGACGGCGAGCTGCGCCGCCGCGCGGAGGCCGTCGTCGCCGATGTCGCCCGGCGCGTCCTCGCCGACGACGACCTGCGGGCGTCCCTCAATCGGCGGCTGACGGACGCAGCGCTGCACCTGGTGACGAGCTATCGCAGCGACATCTCGCACGTCATCACCGAGACGGTGCAGTCGTGGGATGCGGCCGAGACCACCGAGAAGATCGAGACCCAGGTGGGACGCGACCTGCAGTTCATCCGCATCAACGGGACGGTCGTCGGCGCGCTCGCCGGTCTCGCGATCTACGCCGTGGCGACGGGAGTCTCGGCGTTCCTGTAG
- a CDS encoding ROK family protein has translation DGTVRRRVRYPTGHIPSAAEAVAIAAAVVDGLRPDLAGASRVVGIGVAVPGLVREEDGVVRLAPHLEWAEEPFAAELAAATGYPVLAANDASLGANAERLFGAGRGASDLVYLNGGASGIGAGVIVSGSPLTGISGYAGELGHTLVNSAGVRCHCGAIGCLETEVSQSALLRVLGMEAADPEELDRALSAAIAAGDPAVAEEVDRQVGFLATALRNATNVFDPQLIVLGGFLGALHALDPDRLPRLVGEQALAASAERLSIVRAGLGSDILMIGAAELAFGPLLAAPAS, from the coding sequence TCGACGGGACCGTGCGGCGGCGCGTGCGGTACCCGACCGGGCACATCCCCTCGGCGGCGGAGGCGGTGGCCATCGCCGCGGCGGTCGTCGACGGACTGCGTCCCGACCTCGCCGGGGCCTCGCGCGTCGTCGGGATCGGCGTTGCCGTGCCCGGACTCGTGCGGGAGGAGGACGGGGTCGTGCGGCTCGCTCCCCACCTGGAGTGGGCCGAGGAGCCGTTCGCCGCCGAGCTCGCCGCGGCCACGGGGTACCCGGTGCTCGCCGCGAACGACGCGAGCCTCGGTGCCAACGCCGAGCGCCTGTTCGGCGCCGGCCGTGGCGCGAGCGACCTGGTGTACCTGAACGGCGGCGCCTCGGGCATCGGCGCCGGGGTCATCGTCAGCGGGTCGCCCCTGACCGGCATCAGCGGCTATGCGGGTGAGCTCGGGCACACCCTCGTCAACTCCGCGGGCGTCCGCTGTCACTGCGGAGCCATCGGCTGCCTGGAGACCGAGGTGAGCCAGAGCGCCCTGCTGCGCGTCCTCGGCATGGAAGCGGCCGACCCGGAGGAGCTCGACCGGGCGCTCTCGGCGGCCATCGCCGCGGGCGACCCGGCCGTGGCGGAGGAGGTCGACCGGCAGGTGGGGTTCCTGGCGACGGCGCTCCGCAACGCCACCAACGTGTTCGACCCGCAGCTCATCGTGCTCGGCGGGTTCCTCGGCGCGCTGCACGCGCTCGACCCCGATCGGCTGCCGCGGCTGGTCGGCGAGCAGGCGCTCGCGGCGAGTGCGGAGCGGCTCTCGATCGTCCGTGCGGGGCTGGGCTCCGACATCCTGATGATCGGCGCCGCCGAGCTCGCCTTCGGCCCGCTGCTGGCCGCCCCCGCGTCCTGA
- a CDS encoding GNAT family N-acetyltransferase: protein MSEMTDTPHIDVALSPASTDDLPDLGRRLQTAFALALKDDPHHRPDDEPIPSDRELRECFDAPESEVLHVTANGERVGGMVLRIDPADHRNGLELFFIDPEHHSLGLGRRAWSAAERRHPETRVWETMTPHFETRNIHFYVNVCGFDIVEFFNPYHPEPDRPADDPRKSGEDDLMFRFEKVMGPDDGSDARR from the coding sequence ATGTCTGAGATGACGGACACGCCTCACATCGACGTCGCCCTCAGCCCGGCGTCGACGGACGACCTCCCGGACCTCGGCCGGCGACTGCAGACCGCCTTCGCCCTCGCGCTGAAGGACGACCCGCACCACCGGCCGGACGACGAGCCGATTCCCTCCGACCGGGAACTGCGGGAGTGCTTCGACGCTCCGGAGTCCGAGGTCCTGCACGTCACAGCGAACGGCGAGAGGGTCGGCGGGATGGTGCTCCGCATCGATCCCGCCGACCACCGCAACGGCCTCGAGCTCTTCTTCATCGACCCGGAACATCATTCCCTCGGACTGGGCCGCCGGGCCTGGTCGGCGGCCGAACGACGGCACCCGGAGACACGCGTCTGGGAGACGATGACGCCGCACTTCGAGACCCGCAACATCCACTTCTATGTCAACGTGTGCGGCTTCGACATCGTCGAGTTCTTCAACCCGTACCACCCCGAGCCCGATCGTCCGGCGGACGATCCCCGGAAATCGGGCGAGGACGACCTGATGTTCCGCTTCGAGAAGGTCATGGGACCGGACGATGGGAGCGACGCTCGGCGATGA